AAAACCTCCTTATGGTAAGGGAGGTCACTACCTATTGAATTAAACAACTCAAATTCAAGTATTATGGAAAATCAAATATAACATATCCGGACCATAATCGGACCAAAAAATTATAGATTCATCAAGTTTTCCCTATCGGGCTGGCGATCTGCGATGTAAAAAGATGATCGGTTACCACGAGGCAGTCCGAGATGAACAGCGAAGTTGGGCCGTAACCCGAAGGACAGTGTTTTGGAAGAGGGCCAAAATCTCCCGTAGCGGAATGATGTCCGGCCTTCAGAGCTTTCTGTTCTGCTCCCTGGTACGTATTGGAGAAAAAGGAGTTTAGTCAAAATCGTAGAAATCCGAAAGAAATGGCTTTTTCTCCTGGGTTGGTCCCCCGGCCCCTTCTGATTCCATTGCCGGTGCTTATCGTGGTCATTCCGCTCTCTAAAATTCCGCTCCCCTTTGCCCAAATGATCCTTTATGGAGATCGGACTTCGATCGTTCCTTCCATCTGGTACACTTGCTGCCAGCGTACTTTACTGCGTTGCGGAAAAATCCATGATTTAGTCTGGTTCGCTCCCGTTATGTCCATTCGCCCCGAAAGTTCAGGCAATAATCAATTTCCAGACCGTGCGTTTCGGCTACCAATAAGGTTTGCTTACAATCAGGACATTTCATGATTTTTGATTTTGGTGCCACCCAAATCGCTTATTTGGAGCAAAAGCCCATAACCTGCGGGAA
The Sphingobacterium daejeonense genome window above contains:
- a CDS encoding zf-TFIIB domain-containing protein, which produces MKCPDCKQTLLVAETHGLEIDYCLNFRGEWT